The window CCGGCAGTTTCCTGATCCCGACGGGCACCTTCCTTTTTGTCCTGCTCACACCCTCAAGCCAGGTCGCGCTTGCCGGCATCGGCTCGCTCATCATGGGCTTCGGAATGGGCCTGCTCAATATCGGGGCCCTCATTCTCACGCAGGAATGCGTGGACGCGTCCGAGCGCGGCAGTGCAACCGCTTCCAACGTCTTCTCGCGCAATCTTGGCAGCACGCTCGGCGCGGCAGTGCTCGGTGCGGTGCTGGCCTATGGGCTCGCGCACGCCACCAACGGGCAGACCATATCGCCCGAGCAGATCCGGGCCCTGCTGGACGGCACAGGTGCCGCAATCGGCAGCACGGAAGAAATCCGGCTTGCCCTGCAGCAAGCGCTGCACGCGACTTTCATCACAATGCTGCTGTTTGCCGCCATGATCGTTCCCGCCTGCCTGCTGATTCCGACCTTTCAGATGAATCGGCGGCCACCGCAGGAAGTATTGCCGAAATAGCGTCGGCAACCTGGGGTCAAGGCAGCGGCTTTTCGGTTGGGTGACCGGAAACAAGGCGACGCTGCCCGGCCATCCTCGCGGCGGGCGAACCGGGTTTCGCCATCGGCCAAAGGTCAGCGACCATGAAGCCTTCCGGGAACGGATCGTCGTCCTGCAGGACGTAGCGGCCGTGTCCGGTGATCCACGCCCGCCCGCCGATTTCAGGCACGATGGCGGCAACGCCCCCCACACTTGTCTCCTCAAGGATGCGACAGTGGAAAGGATTGTTGAGCATGCCGTCTATCTCGAAGGTGTCGCCCGCGCGGCAGGCGCCGCGCGCATGGAGCACGGCCGCCATCGCCGAAACGCCGGTCCCGGCCGGCGTCCTGCCCACGGAGCTTCCGGCGTTGACCGGCACCTGCCGCAGCCTTCCCGTCCCGCTGGCCTCTCGGTAGAGGATCAGTCCCTCGATCATGGTCAGGTCCGGGTTCTCCGGATGGCTGAAGCCGATGGAGACGTTGGCCGCCTCGCAGATCGCCGCCGCGGCGGCCTGGATGGCCAGCCCTTCGCCGGGGTCGAGCGACATACCGAGTTGCTCGGCGTCGGCAAGCACATAGGCCATTCCGCCGAATGCGACGCTCACTGTCAGTCGACCATAGCCCGCAACGTCGAGCGGCGCATCGAGCACGCTCGCGAAACTGGGCACGTTCTGGAAATCGACGCGCAGCACGCGGCCGTCCTTGCAGTGCGCACGGATCAATACAAGCCCGGCCGGTGGTTCCAGGTAGAACTCCGTGACGGGTTCGACCATTTCGATCTGCCCCGTCTCAAGCAGTACCGTCGCCACGGCGATGGTGTTGGTGCCGGACATGGCGGCATAGTAGTCCTGCTGCTCCAGAATGATGAAGCCGGCCGCCGCACGCGCATCGGTCGGCGGCATGATCAGGTTGCAGCACAAATTGGATGAACCGCGCGGTTCGCGCAACATCAGGCGCCGCAGCCAGTCCGCCTCGGTCTCGAAATAACGCATCTTCTCGAACATGGTCGCGCCCGGCGCGGCAAGGACGCCGACCCCGCCGCCGAAGATCACACGCGATGCATCTCCCTGCGTGTGGGCGTCGACCGCCTCGATGGAAAATCTCATCGCCTGCCCCCGGTCATGGCTGGATACTTGCCGCTTCGCCCGGCAAAGGTGCTGCCGCGTCGACCAGTTGCGACGCCCGCAACTCATGCCAGAACGCCGCTGGTATCGAATGGCCGAAAAGCTGCATGATCATCTGGAACTGGGCGATCGAACGCGCGCCTGGAATGACCGTCGCAACGGCGGGATGGGCAAGCACGAACTGAAGCGCGGCAGCGCCGAGGGGAACGCCATGACGGAGGCACACGGCTTCCAGCGCCTGGACCCGCTCCAAAATGGCCGCCGATGCCGGGCCGTAGCGATAGCGCGCGCCGCTTCCGGTCCCGGTGACGAGAATGCCGCTGTTGAAAACGCTGCCGATCGCCACGGCGACACCGCGCTTGAGGCATCGCGGCAGAAGGCCGGCAAGCGCGGGCTGGTCGAGAAGCGTATAGAGGCCCGGCACCAGCAGGCAATCCACATCGGCAACATCGAGCACGGCCTCGAAAACATTGATCTCGTTGCAGCCGACGCCGATCGCCCGGACCGTTCCGTCCGCGCGCAAGCGGTCGAGGGCGCGAAAGGCGCCGTCCATCGCAATCGAGAACTGGCGTGGCTGGTCGGCTCCATGCGTCAGCGTGTCGATGTCGTGGATATAGGCTATGTCGATCCGTTCGAGACCGAGGCGGTTCAGGGAGCCTTCGATCGAGCGCATGGTGGCGTCGTAGCCGTAGTCCGTGACGATCCGGAACGGCAGGCCGTCGACGAAAGGCGTGAAGTCGATCGTGTCGCGCGGCGCCGGCACCAGCAACCGGCCGACTTTCGTGGACAGGGCGAATTTCTCCCGGTCGTGCCATCGCAGGGCCGCTCCGAGGCGGGCCTCCGACAGGCCGTTGCCGTAGAACGGCGCAGTGTCGAAATAACGGACACCGCTGTCGTAGGCGTGGCGCACAAGCGCGACCGCATCGTCGTCGGCGATCGCTGCATGGTGATTGCCGAGCGGGGCGAGCCCCAGCCCGAGCCTGGTTACCTCGAGCCCGCCACGCCCGATGGCAGCGAGGCCCACGGAGATTTCAGATGACTTCCGTGCCGCAACCAAGGCCGTCTCCATGACCTAGTGCAGCCTGGCCGGAAGCCATAGCGCTATTTCAGGCGCCGCGATCAGAAGGCCCATCACCAGGGTCTGGAGTACGACGAAGGGCCAGATCGACCGGAAAATTTCGCCAAGCGAGACATCGGGAGGCGCCACGCTTTTCAAGTAGAAGGCGGACGAGCCGAAGGGCGGTGTGAGATAGGCCGTCTGCATGCTGAGGCAGAAGACCACGCCGAACCAGATCGGATCGTAGCCGAGCGATTTGATGACAGGCAGGAATATCGGCATGGTCAGGATGGCGATGCCGACCCAGTCCATGATCATGCCGAGTATGAAGAGGATGAACAGAATCACGAAGAGGATGCCGAGCGGTGGCAGCGGCAGTCCGGAGATCAGGCCGGCAAGGTAGTTTACGCCGCCCGACAGCGAATAGACACTTATCAGTGCGTTCGCGCCGAAGAAGACCCAGATGACCGGGCCCATCGACTTGCCGGTCTGCTTCAACACGTCATGCATGTCGCGCCAGCGGAAATTGCCCGAGACGATGACTGCTACCAGCGCGCCCGCGACGCCGATCGCTGCCGCCTCGGTCGGAGCGGCGATGCCGAAATAGATCGACCCGAGCACGGCCAGGATGATGAGGGCCGGCAACACCAGGTCCTTGCCGAGGGCAAGCTTGGCGCTGAACGGCATGTCCATCTCCTCCCGGCTCGGCGGGGGCGCCAGATGCGGCTGGAACGATGAGCGTATGACAATGTAGGCCGCATAGGACAAGGCCAGCACGACGCCCGGAATGAAGGCCGCGGCGAACAGGCGGGCGATGGATTCTCCAGCCATCAGCCCATAAAAGACGAGGACGAGGCTCGGCGGAATCATCGCCCCGAGCGAGCCGCTGGCGCACACGACGCCGAGCGTCAACTGCTTGTCATACCCGCGCGCCAGCATGGAAGGCAGGGCGACCAGACCGAGCGTGATGATCTCGGCTCCGACGACGCCGACCATCGCTGCCATGATCGCGCCGGCGAAGACGCAGCCCACCGCCATGCCGCCCGGAAGTCGGGCCGACCAGATGTGGAGAACCGTGAACAGCTTGGCTGCGATACCTCCCCTTTCCATGAGCACGCCCATGACGATGAAAAGCGGGACAGCGAGGAGTATGTAGTTCGTCGACGCATCGTAGATACGGCTGGCGATCAGGAGGACGCTGTTGAAGCCGAACATCGAGAGACCGACGATTATGGCGGTGGCCAGCGTCGAGAAGGCCAGGGGTATTCCGACAAAAATGAAGAAGAACAGGAGCCCGAGCGTGAAAAGGGTAACGGTTTCAGGGCTCATTGTGTTTCCTTAGATCGCGGATAAGATATTCGACGGCCTGCAGGCCGATCATCACAATACCGATGACAACCACCACCTTGAGGATCATTGGCGACGGCGTGTTCCAGTTGGATCCGCTCCGTTCGCCGATCTGGATCGCGAACTGCGCCTGGTAGAAGGCCCACAAGCCGACAATGGCGCAAACGACGATGACGAGCACCCGCTCGAAGAGCGTCAGCACATATTGTGCGGAAGCCGGCAACCTGTCGTAGATCGCCGTGATGCGGATATGCGTCTCGTCGGCGGCGGCCTGAGCGCCACCCATGATGTAATGAAGGGCCGCGATCAGGATGACGATCTCTACCGACCATTGCGTGGGTGAATTGAAGATGTAGCGCGCGCAGACTTCGGCAAAAGTCAGCACGGCGACGATGGCGTAGCCATAGGAGAGCGTGACGCCTACGAACTTGTTGATGCGTGCGATCATGGACCGTCCCTCTTAATTCCCGCGTGAAATCGAAATCCGCGCCAAGGCAAAAACGTAACATGGCCGGACAGCCGCGCCCACGCCAATCGACATTCCCGGCGCTTGAAGCGGACAGAAAACACTCCCGCTTTCAGATGCAGGCCGTCACGGAGATCGGCTCCGTTTTCAGGCATGTCGCGGTATCGGGAAATACCCCCGATACCGCGCTTTGCCGGTCAATTCCGATTGGCCGGATGTGCGGATTGCGAGATCAAATGATCAGAGCAGGCCCTTCTCGGTCAGGTAGGCCTTGTGGGCTTCGATCACTTTCTTCGCGAAATCGCTCTTCTTCGCCCATTCGTCCCATACCTCGAGCGCGACCTTGCGGTAGCGGGCCCGGTCCTCGTCGCTCAGCCGGTTCACGGTAAGGCCGATCTCCGCTGCCTTCTTCAATGCAGCCTCGTCGTCGCGTGCAGCGGTCACGATGTTCTGGAACATGATGTCGCGCATTCCGATCTCAAGCATGAGCTTGATGTCGTCCGGAACGGCGGCCCAGCGGTCCGCATTCACCGAAAAGTCCCATACGCCGTTGGAATGCGGGCTGTTCAGCAGCGTATATTTGGCGACGTCATAGTCGCCCACGGCGAAATTATAGGACAACGAACCGTCGTCGGCTGCGTCGATGACGCCCTTCTCAAGCGCCGAGAAGACCTCGGTCTGCGGCATCACGACAGGCACGGCGCCGAACCGCTCCCAAATCAGCGAGCTGAGGCCGGGAGGCGTACGCAGCTTCACGCCCTTGAAATCATCGAGCGTGGCCAGCGGAACCTTGGACGGGATTGCTTCCCACGAGCCGGTGCCGACGCCGACCAGATGCAGGCCGAACTGCCCGTAGGCTTCGCGCAGCATGTCCACGCCGCCATAATAATACATGAACTCCAGCGTCTGGTAGCGCTCGCTGTAGGCTCCGGGAATGTCGCCGAGCGGCGCGAAGCCGGGATCGACGCCCGCGAACAGCGTCGGGTAGGAGATGTGCCCGTCGAGGATGCCGGTTTTCACCGCCTCGAGCGTCTGGTTCGTCGCGACCACCGCGCCCGCCGGGAGCAGTTCGATCTTGAGGCGGCCCTGGCTCATCTTGTCGACGCGGCTGAAGAGATCCAGCACACTGTCATACAGCTTGTTGCCCGGAAGCCAGTTGCTCTGCACTTTCCATGTTATCGTCTCCTGCGCCGACGCAGGCGACACCGTCGCGACAGCCGCCAGCCCCGCAGCCAGTCCCGCCGCAGCGACAGTCTTGATCAGACCAGTCCAACCCATTTCGTGACTCCGTTCGTTTGTCGATCCCTCATTGTGACGAAAGCCGGGCATCGAATGACCTACTATGGCGGGGGAACCGGAAGGTGTCAATTTTCGCACGTTA is drawn from Rhizobiaceae bacterium and contains these coding sequences:
- the dctP gene encoding TRAP transporter substrate-binding protein DctP, translating into MGWTGLIKTVAAAGLAAGLAAVATVSPASAQETITWKVQSNWLPGNKLYDSVLDLFSRVDKMSQGRLKIELLPAGAVVATNQTLEAVKTGILDGHISYPTLFAGVDPGFAPLGDIPGAYSERYQTLEFMYYYGGVDMLREAYGQFGLHLVGVGTGSWEAIPSKVPLATLDDFKGVKLRTPPGLSSLIWERFGAVPVVMPQTEVFSALEKGVIDAADDGSLSYNFAVGDYDVAKYTLLNSPHSNGVWDFSVNADRWAAVPDDIKLMLEIGMRDIMFQNIVTAARDDEAALKKAAEIGLTVNRLSDEDRARYRKVALEVWDEWAKKSDFAKKVIEAHKAYLTEKGLL
- a CDS encoding aldo/keto reductase is translated as MVAARKSSEISVGLAAIGRGGLEVTRLGLGLAPLGNHHAAIADDDAVALVRHAYDSGVRYFDTAPFYGNGLSEARLGAALRWHDREKFALSTKVGRLLVPAPRDTIDFTPFVDGLPFRIVTDYGYDATMRSIEGSLNRLGLERIDIAYIHDIDTLTHGADQPRQFSIAMDGAFRALDRLRADGTVRAIGVGCNEINVFEAVLDVADVDCLLVPGLYTLLDQPALAGLLPRCLKRGVAVAIGSVFNSGILVTGTGSGARYRYGPASAAILERVQALEAVCLRHGVPLGAAALQFVLAHPAVATVIPGARSIAQFQMIMQLFGHSIPAAFWHELRASQLVDAAAPLPGEAASIQP
- a CDS encoding proline racemase family protein, with protein sequence MRFSIEAVDAHTQGDASRVIFGGGVGVLAAPGATMFEKMRYFETEADWLRRLMLREPRGSSNLCCNLIMPPTDARAAAGFIILEQQDYYAAMSGTNTIAVATVLLETGQIEMVEPVTEFYLEPPAGLVLIRAHCKDGRVLRVDFQNVPSFASVLDAPLDVAGYGRLTVSVAFGGMAYVLADAEQLGMSLDPGEGLAIQAAAAAICEAANVSIGFSHPENPDLTMIEGLILYREASGTGRLRQVPVNAGSSVGRTPAGTGVSAMAAVLHARGACRAGDTFEIDGMLNNPFHCRILEETSVGGVAAIVPEIGGRAWITGHGRYVLQDDDPFPEGFMVADLWPMAKPGSPAARMAGQRRLVSGHPTEKPLP
- a CDS encoding TRAP transporter small permease; its protein translation is MIARINKFVGVTLSYGYAIVAVLTFAEVCARYIFNSPTQWSVEIVILIAALHYIMGGAQAAADETHIRITAIYDRLPASAQYVLTLFERVLVIVVCAIVGLWAFYQAQFAIQIGERSGSNWNTPSPMILKVVVVIGIVMIGLQAVEYLIRDLRKHNEP
- a CDS encoding TRAP transporter large permease subunit gives rise to the protein MSPETVTLFTLGLLFFFIFVGIPLAFSTLATAIIVGLSMFGFNSVLLIASRIYDASTNYILLAVPLFIVMGVLMERGGIAAKLFTVLHIWSARLPGGMAVGCVFAGAIMAAMVGVVGAEIITLGLVALPSMLARGYDKQLTLGVVCASGSLGAMIPPSLVLVFYGLMAGESIARLFAAAFIPGVVLALSYAAYIVIRSSFQPHLAPPPSREEMDMPFSAKLALGKDLVLPALIILAVLGSIYFGIAAPTEAAAIGVAGALVAVIVSGNFRWRDMHDVLKQTGKSMGPVIWVFFGANALISVYSLSGGVNYLAGLISGLPLPPLGILFVILFILFILGMIMDWVGIAILTMPIFLPVIKSLGYDPIWFGVVFCLSMQTAYLTPPFGSSAFYLKSVAPPDVSLGEIFRSIWPFVVLQTLVMGLLIAAPEIALWLPARLH